The Terriglobales bacterium genome includes the window CGCCATCGGGTCGCGCTTGTGCTCGCGCTTCACGAAAATGGGCGCGAAGTCGCGCGTCCACCCGCGGTTCGTGGGCCAGCGGTGAAACCGCACCGTGTCGCGCATGGCGTCAGACCGCTCCAGCACGTCGCGGGCTTTGGCCTCCGCCGCCGCGTCCTGTGCGATCACCTCGACCCGTTCGACGCCCGCGAGGTGGCGAACGATCTCGGCATATACCCAGGGAATCGGCGGGAACTTGCCCGGCCAGTCAGTGCGGTTGTGCGGCCATCCCAGCCAGGTGGAGGCATGCGGCTCCCACTCGGCCGGCATCCGGTAGCCGAGCGAAGCAGGCGTCGCATTGCTTTCACGCTTCACGGCAACACACCTCAAACCACAAAGGACACCAGGGATCGCAAAGGGCGTTCCGATTCCCTCGTGGTCCTTCGTGTCCTTCGTAGTTCAGCATTCCTTCAGTCGAGCATCCGCTTGGTAATTCCCGCATAGCTGTCAATCCGGCGGTCGCGCAGGAACGGCCAGTTGCGGCGCACATCCTCAAGCTTGCGCAGGTTGACTTCGCCCACCACGATGTCTTCCTGGTCTGCCGGCGCTTCCGCGATCACCGCACCGAACGGATCGCACAGAAACGAAGTGCCCCAGAAATCCAGTCCTGCTCCCGGCGTTTCTTTGCCCCGAATGTTGCCGGTCTCGTGTCCGACGCGGTTCGCCACCGCCACGTAGACGCCGTTGGCAATGGCGTGCGCCCGCTGGATGGTCCGCCACGCATCCTGCTGCGCCGCGCCGTGTTCATCCTTCTCCGCCGGATGCCACCCGATTGCGGTCGGATAAAACAGCACGTGCGCCCCGCTCAACGCCGTCAGCCGGGCGCCCTCCGGATACCACTGGTCCCAACAGACCAGCGTGCCCACGCGTCCCACCGCCGTGTCGAAGGCGCGGAAGCCCAAGTCCCCGGGGGTAAAGTAAAACTTCTCGTAGTAGAGCGGATCGTCAGGAATGTGCATCTTGCGGTAGATACCGTTCAGCTTGCCGTCCGCATCCAGCACCGCGGCCGTATTGTGATACACGCCGGGAGCGCGCTTTTCGAACAGCGACGCAATCAGCACGATCTTCTGCTGCCGTGCCAGTTGCGACAGGCGGGTCGTGGTCGGACCGGGGATGGGCTCGGCGAGGTCGAACAACGCCGCATCTTCGCGCTGGCAGAAATACTGCGCCAGGAACAACTCCGGCAAGCACACTACTTGCGCGCCGCGTCCGGCCGCTTCACGCACCATGTCCATCGCGTGTTCCAGGTTCTTCTCCGGATCGGGAGAGCACGACATCTGGATCAGTCCCACGCGAAACTGCTCGGGTGCCGCCAAGTTTCCTCCGTGAACGCATAAGAATAGCAGAGCGAGATTTGCGATCGTCATACGCGCTTCGTTCCTCGCCCGGCGTTGACGCGACAGTGGCCCGACGTTTAATTTGGCTGTTTCCAACTCAGCATTTTTCCGCGTCCGTCTGCGGCTACTTTCGGTTCGAGGTGAAGGCTTGAAACAAAAACACGGCCAGGGTTCCGGTCATGGCAAGAAGCAGCACGGCGCACACGCTCCCGAAGGCGCCGGCATCGACCGCCGCCTGCACACGCCCGAAGAAGACCACCTGGTTCCACTGGAATCGCTCGATCTCGGGCGCATCCGCGGCGTGGATGACCTGGTTCGCGCCATGGGCCGCACTGCCTTTACGGGACGGCAGGTGGGCGAGGCCGCCGACGTTCTGGAAGCCATGGCGCGCGACAAAGACTGCCTGATTGTGATGACCCTGGCTGGCGCCATGACCGTCGCCAAGCAAGGCCTGATCATCACCGAGCTGATAGACCGCGGCATCGTGCGGGCGCTGGTTTCCACCGGCGCTTTGATGGCCCACGGCCTTGTCGAGGGCATCGGCCGCTCGCACTACGTTTACGATCCCAAGATGAACGATGTTGAGCTTTACGAGGCCGGCTACAACCGCGTCTATGACACCCTGGAGCCGGAGCAGAACCTCGACCAGGTGGAGCGCATCGTCGCGCCCATCCTCGACAAATGGGATGCCGCGCAGACGGTGTGCTCGTGGAAACTGAATCGCGCCATCGGCGAGCAACTCAGCAAGCACGTCAAGGAGCGGGGAATCCTGAAATCAGCTTACGAGAAAAACGTGCCCGTCTTTGTCCCCGCCTTTACCGACTCCGAGCTTGGCCTCGATTTCGCTCTTCACAACCGCATGCGCGCCAGGCAGAACCGGCCGCAATTGCGTTATGACCCTTTTGAAGACGTGAACAAGTACGCCGACACCATGCTCGCTTCGCCGCGCATGGGCGTGTTCACCATCGGTGGCGGCGTGCCGCGCAACTGGACGCAACAGCTGGGGCCGTACCTGGAGCTTCGTCACCGCCGCGGCGGCGAGGACGTTCCGCTCAAGCGCTTTCACTACGGCCTGCGCATCTGTCCCGAGCCCGTGTATTGGGGCGGTTTGTCGGGCAGTCCGTACACGGAAGCGATTTCCTGGGGAAAATTCGTGCCTCCGGAAGAAGGCGGGCGATTCGCCGAAGTGTTTCTCGACGCCACCGTGGGCCTGCCGCTGGTTGTCGGCGCCGTCCTGGAAAGGCTGGGAAAAGGATAAGGAAGTAAAAGGCTAGCCACCTATCAACACGGATCAACACGGATTTCCAACATTCATCTGTGTTCATCCCTGTTCATCAGTGGCTGATTCTTGAGTTTTTTAACGTTTGTAGCGAACGCGTTCCAGCCTTCATCGAAATAGTTGACCATGAAAATCGGAGTGCTGGCACTGCAAGGCGACTTCGACGCGCACCGCCGACGGCTGCAGGAACTCGGCGCCGAAGTCGTGCTGGTGAAAAAACCGGAGCAGTTGGATGAGATCGACGCGCTGGTCATTCCCGGCGGCGAGTCCACCACCTTCCTCAAGCTGCTCGGCGAGGCCGGCTTCGAGAAACTGAAGCAATTCGTCCGCCTGAAGCCCACCTTCGGCACCTGCGCCGGTGCCATCCTGCTCGCGCACCAGGTCGGCAATCCGCCGCAGCCCGGGCTGGGCGCACTCGACGTCACCATCCAGCGCAATGCCTACGGCCGTCAAATCGACAGCTCTATTCGTCTCGGCGCCTCCAAGCTGGGCCCGGAGCCGCTGGAAATGGTTTTCATTCGCGCCCCCAAATTTCAGAAGTTAGGCCCCGGCGTGGAAGTGCTCGCCCGCGAAGGTGACGATCCCGTCCTGGTCAGGCAGGGAAGCGTGGTGGCGGCAACGTTCCATCCTGAACTCTCCGACGACAAGCGCGTCCACCAGTACTTCCTCGACTTGGTGCGCAAAGGCGGCTAGCACCACTGCAGCCGTCGCGGCGCCCGCGCCTCATTTATACTCAAGAGGATGTCAGCGACTTCTGACAAGACGTTCTACCTGGAAACCTTCGGCTGCCAAATGAACGTGCACGACTCCGAGAAGGTAATCGGCACGCTTGTCTCCCAGGGCTACCGCCAGGTGGAAACCGTGCACGAGGCCGACCTCGTTCTCTACAACACCTGCTCCATCCGCGACAAGGCCGAGCAGAAGGTCTTCCATCGTCTCGCCGATTTCAAGGCCCTTCAGAAGCAAGGCAAGAAGTTCGGAGTCCTCGGCTGCGTCGCGCAACAGGAAGGCGAAAAGATTTTCGAGCGCGCGCCGCATGTCTCGCTCGTCTGCGGCTCGGCCTCGTATCGCAACCTGCCCGACATGCTGGTGCAGATCGAGGCAGGGAACTCGCGCGTCACCGGCCTCGACGATCGCCAGACCGATCTCACCTTCGAAACCGAATACACGGCTCGCAGCAACCCGCATCGCGGCTACATCACCATCATCGAGGGCTGCGACAAGTTCTGTGCCTATTGCGTCGTTCCCTTCA containing:
- a CDS encoding carbon-nitrogen hydrolase translates to MAAPEQFRVGLIQMSCSPDPEKNLEHAMDMVREAAGRGAQVVCLPELFLAQYFCQREDAALFDLAEPIPGPTTTRLSQLARQQKIVLIASLFEKRAPGVYHNTAAVLDADGKLNGIYRKMHIPDDPLYYEKFYFTPGDLGFRAFDTAVGRVGTLVCWDQWYPEGARLTALSGAHVLFYPTAIGWHPAEKDEHGAAQQDAWRTIQRAHAIANGVYVAVANRVGHETGNIRGKETPGAGLDFWGTSFLCDPFGAVIAEAPADQEDIVVGEVNLRKLEDVRRNWPFLRDRRIDSYAGITKRMLD
- a CDS encoding deoxyhypusine synthase family protein, with the protein product MKQKHGQGSGHGKKQHGAHAPEGAGIDRRLHTPEEDHLVPLESLDLGRIRGVDDLVRAMGRTAFTGRQVGEAADVLEAMARDKDCLIVMTLAGAMTVAKQGLIITELIDRGIVRALVSTGALMAHGLVEGIGRSHYVYDPKMNDVELYEAGYNRVYDTLEPEQNLDQVERIVAPILDKWDAAQTVCSWKLNRAIGEQLSKHVKERGILKSAYEKNVPVFVPAFTDSELGLDFALHNRMRARQNRPQLRYDPFEDVNKYADTMLASPRMGVFTIGGGVPRNWTQQLGPYLELRHRRGGEDVPLKRFHYGLRICPEPVYWGGLSGSPYTEAISWGKFVPPEEGGRFAEVFLDATVGLPLVVGAVLERLGKG
- the pdxT gene encoding pyridoxal 5'-phosphate synthase glutaminase subunit PdxT, which produces MKIGVLALQGDFDAHRRRLQELGAEVVLVKKPEQLDEIDALVIPGGESTTFLKLLGEAGFEKLKQFVRLKPTFGTCAGAILLAHQVGNPPQPGLGALDVTIQRNAYGRQIDSSIRLGASKLGPEPLEMVFIRAPKFQKLGPGVEVLAREGDDPVLVRQGSVVAATFHPELSDDKRVHQYFLDLVRKGG